The following coding sequences lie in one Flagellimonas eckloniae genomic window:
- a CDS encoding Crp/Fnr family transcriptional regulator, with translation MESRCENCIIRQFNSLRAMSKEELKKVSDSKTTKKVKKGEPLFEEGEKLNGVFCVRDGVSKLSKLSANGKDQIVKLATKGEVLGQRSVIAEECTNLSAIAVNDMEVCFIPKESINNTLQSNPNFTLEVLRHMAHDLKEADDVIVNMSQKTVKQRIAEAFLYLKNNFGEDEDGFLALTLSREDISNVVGTATESAIRIISEFKKKGLIHTSGKKVGITNERKLAELVEGF, from the coding sequence ATGGAGAGCAGGTGTGAAAATTGTATCATTAGACAATTCAATTCGCTAAGGGCAATGAGCAAAGAAGAATTGAAGAAAGTATCCGACTCTAAAACCACAAAAAAAGTCAAAAAAGGAGAGCCTCTTTTTGAGGAAGGTGAGAAATTGAATGGTGTTTTTTGTGTTCGCGATGGGGTTTCTAAACTCTCCAAACTCAGTGCCAATGGAAAAGATCAAATTGTAAAATTGGCAACCAAAGGAGAAGTGCTTGGACAACGGTCCGTGATAGCTGAAGAATGCACCAATCTTTCCGCGATAGCTGTCAATGATATGGAAGTATGTTTTATTCCCAAAGAAAGCATTAACAATACTTTACAAAGCAATCCGAATTTCACCCTCGAGGTTCTGCGACATATGGCACATGATCTTAAAGAAGCCGATGATGTTATCGTAAACATGTCTCAAAAAACTGTAAAACAACGTATTGCAGAAGCTTTTTTGTACCTGAAAAATAATTTTGGGGAAGATGAAGATGGCTTTTTGGCCTTAACACTTTCTCGAGAAGACATATCAAATGTAGTGGGTACCGCTACGGAGTCTGCCATTCGAATTATTTCAGAATTCAAGAAAAAAGGATTGATTCATACCTCCGGAAAAAAAGTAGGTATAACAAATGAGCGTAAGCTAGCTGAATTGGTCGAAGGCTTCTAA
- a CDS encoding universal stress protein, which translates to MQKILIPTDFSENAWNAIDYGMQLFRNKKCTFYLLNTYTPVIPSSRFMAKMIDGVSIVDAVRNSSEQGLQKTIDRIKTKYGNPNHSFEIVSSFNLLVEEVKDIVDAFDINLVITGTKGASGIDEVFMGSNTVRIIKSTKRCPVLAIPQHFDFITPSEIAFATDFNRFYTTSELNPLLELAEMFQATIRIVHVQYGIKALSELQQFNLNMLRRYLGETEHYVHTVSELNSVSKTLEIFSKELDIHLLALLNYQHSYMEKMTREPIVKRTAFHTQIPLLVIPELGMEGISKNLEEQEQMISD; encoded by the coding sequence ATGCAGAAGATTTTAATTCCCACGGATTTTTCAGAAAATGCCTGGAATGCCATTGATTATGGCATGCAATTGTTTCGAAATAAAAAATGTACTTTTTATTTACTAAATACGTATACCCCAGTAATTCCCAGCAGCCGTTTTATGGCCAAAATGATTGATGGAGTAAGTATTGTGGATGCAGTAAGAAACTCTTCCGAGCAAGGTTTGCAAAAAACCATTGACCGCATAAAGACCAAGTATGGCAATCCCAACCATAGTTTTGAAATCGTTTCATCTTTTAACTTATTGGTTGAAGAAGTAAAGGATATTGTAGATGCATTTGATATTAATCTTGTGATTACTGGAACCAAAGGTGCTTCTGGGATAGATGAAGTTTTTATGGGAAGCAATACGGTTCGGATTATAAAAAGCACCAAAAGATGTCCAGTACTGGCCATTCCGCAGCATTTTGATTTTATTACACCTAGTGAAATTGCCTTTGCAACGGATTTTAATCGATTCTATACAACTTCGGAATTGAACCCGCTGCTGGAACTAGCCGAAATGTTCCAAGCTACAATTCGTATTGTCCATGTACAATATGGAATAAAGGCACTATCCGAACTACAACAGTTCAACTTAAATATGCTTAGACGTTATCTTGGAGAAACTGAGCATTATGTGCACACTGTATCTGAACTTAATTCGGTTTCAAAAACATTGGAAATCTTTTCAAAAGAACTGGACATTCACTTACTGGCCCTATTGAATTATCAGCATAGCTATATGGAGAAAATGACCAGGGAGCCCATTGTTAAACGAACAGCATTTCATACCCAAATTCCTTTATTGGTAATTCCAGAATTGGGAATGGAGGGTATTTCCAAAAATTTAGAGGAACAGGAACAGATGATTTCGGATTAG